A genomic stretch from Octopus sinensis linkage group LG14, ASM634580v1, whole genome shotgun sequence includes:
- the LOC115219438 gene encoding zinc finger protein 271-like, translating to MYPVQPMYTPGNQFNFEVHGQSYYPNSHVKYHDKSLPMEKPFSYDFFTKNLSSRVTSNNSSSHLHHQDNSNNNSNNNHNSSSNNNNNNSNNLHQCNSRGERLSSEEKQYYCGFCKKFFAQRSQLEAHEMTHLEKTFSTSFFSRAFPLQHSSDFKNFDQVTMDRSFGLPSNFDNEADHNNNPNSMFSSRSAFPFYSSHSHLHSQGIPRDTKDIDLSRSHGDNTAGAASVGLTSADKLFNCDICGKAFAQRTNLANHRRIHTGERPFTCLECGKSFSQQGNLKIHARTHSGEKPFNCETCGKSFSQRTNLDNHRRVHSGDLFNCRFCSKAFSLQINLRNHERVHTGEKPFKCTYCPKMFSQQGNLRTHLRTHTGEKPYHCDTCGKSFCQKINLDNHRRIHTGDLFKCSFCSKAFYQQINLRNHERIHTGQKPYHCAYCDRTFCQQTEWKNHERVHTGEKPFVCAVCGKAFSQQGNLKIHLRTHTGEKPYSCMDCGKAFCQKINLDNHRRTHTGELFKCTMCSKAFTLQISLKNHERVHTGEKPFICTVCQKAFSQQGNLKTHMRKHTGEKPFSCNVCGKAFSQRGNLNHHRRTHTAAELTAKFSLTSPAAAAVALNKPNDRSNNNNDNNNNNNNGSSTPIKSSVGSPPLTPAGLTSPYPNRDNKLFQRNIGGLKSSLDLSSIGGSPDPDGPLHNSSLIDGSISSGTGILKDRLRDQQALSASARLQASAMTSSWMASPYLQDMPQSWENNYLWSRSFAMPPMTTSYWPNVPAPLPCGSMKQGRQSPWTSIQGMHTSQKCAIDAQNQCMK from the coding sequence ATGTATCCAGTACAGCCGATGTACACTCCAGGGAACCAGTTCAATTTCGAGGTGCATGGTCAGTCCTATTACCCCAACAGCCATGTGAAATACCATGACAAATCTCTTCCTATGGAGAAACCGTTCAGCTATGATTTCTTTACAAAAAACCTCTCAAGCCGTGTCACatcaaacaacagcagcagtcacCTCCATCACCaagacaacagcaataacaatagcaacaacaaccacaacagtagtagtaacaataataacaacaacagcaacaatcttcATCAATGCAACAGCCGGGGTGAACGACTCTCTTCAGAAGAGAAGCAGTATTACTGCGGCTTCTGTAAAAAGTTTTTCGCCCAAAGGAGCCAACTGGAAGCTCACGAGATGACACACTTAGAGAAGACGTTCAGCACTTCATTCTTCAGTCGAGCTTTTCCACTTCAACATTCTTCTGACTTCAAGAACTTCGATCAAGTAACAATGGATCGTTCTTTTGGCCTCCCCAGTAACTTCGACAACGAGGCCGACCACAATAACAATCCAAACTCCATGTTCTCCAGTCGTTCCGCATTTCCGTTTTATTCTTCTCATTCTCATCTTCACAGCCAAGGCATCCCAAGAGACACGAAGGACATAGACCTTAGTCGTTCCCATGGTGACAATACGGCAGGAGCAGCTTCAGTTGGGTTGACGTCAGCTGATAAATTATtcaattgtgatatttgtggaaagGCCTTTGCACAGCGGACCAATCTGGCAAACCACCGACGGATCCACACGGGTGAAAGGCCCTTTACTTGTTTGGAGTGTGGAAAATCTTTTAGCCAACAAGGGAACTTGAAGATACATGCACGAACACATTCCGGAGAGAAACCTTTTAACTGTGAAACCTGTGGTAAATCCTTTAGCCAGAGAACTAACCTCGACAACCATCGGCGTGTCCATTCTGGAGACTTGTTCAACTGTCGCTTCTGCTCGAAAGCGTTTTCTCTGCAAATTAATCTCCGCAACCATGAACGGGTCCACACTGGCGAGAAGCCCTTTAAATGTACTTACTGTCCGAAAATGTTTAGCCAACAAGGAAATCTGAGAACTCATTTAAGAACTCACACAGGGGAAAAACCCTATCACTGCGACACTTGTGGTAAGTCGTTTTGTCAAAAAATAAACTTAGATAATCACCGTCGAATTCACACTGGAGATCTGTTTAAGTGTTCGTTTTGCTCGAAAGCTTTCTATCAGCAAATCAATCTACGTAACCACGAACGCATCCACACAGGCCAAAAGCCATACCACTGTGCATATTGTGACCGCACTTTCTGCCAACAGACAGAATGGAAAAACCACGAACGAGTTCATACCGGAGAAAAGCCATTCGTTTGTGCAGTTTGCGGGAAAGCATTTAGTCAACAGGGGAACCTGAAGATTCATTTGAGGAcccatactggagagaaaccttaCAGTTGTATGGACTGTGGAAAGGCATTTTGCCAGAAGATCAACCTGGACAACCATCGACGCACTCACACGGGGGAGCTGTTTAAATGCACAATGTGCTCGAAAGCGTTCACTTTGCAGATCAGTTTGAAGAACCACGAACGGGTGCACACGGGGGAGAAACCATTCATCTGCACAGTGTGCCAGAAAGCATTTAGTCAACAAGGGAATCTCAAGACGCACATGCGCAAACATACGGGTGAGAAGCCTTTTTCCTGCAATGTCTGCGGGAAGGCCTTTTCCCAGAGGGGAAACCTCAATCACCACCGAAGAACACACACAGCAGCGGAATTAACTGCAAAGTTCTCGTTAACCTCCCCAGCAGCTGCTGCAGTTGCACTGAACAAACCAAATGAtagaagtaacaacaacaacgataataacaataataataataatggcagtaGTACACCAATTAAATCTTCAGTCGGGTCACCACCATTGACACCGGCTGGACTAACATCACCCTATCCAAACAGGGACAATAAACTCTTTCAAAGGAATATCGGGGGTTTGAAATCGAGTCTTGACCTCAGTAGTATTGGTGGCAGCCCCGATCCCGATGGACCTCTCCATAATTCATCACTGATTGATGGGTCCATCAGCTCAGGGACTGGAATATTAAAAGACCGTCTAAGGGACCAACAGGCCCTCAGTGCCTCGGCACGTCTACAAGCTTCTGCAATGACGTCATCGTGGATGGCTTCCCCTTACCTACAAGATATGCCACAAAGCTGGGAAAATAATTACCTGTGGTCGCGAAGTTTCGCCATGCCGCCCATGACAACCTCTTACTGGCCGAATGTACCGGCCCCGTTGCCATGCGGAAGTATGAAGCAGGGCAGGCAAAGTCCTTGGACCAGCATTCAGGGAATGCACACTTCCCAAAAATGTGCAATCGATGCGCAAAATCAGTGCATGAAGTGA